A region from the Sandaracinus amylolyticus genome encodes:
- a CDS encoding serine/threonine-protein kinase → MSDAPKTRIQRGRRVDTIGPYRLVSVLGSGGFGTVYAGEAPDGTKVALKVLSEHMRTDELLQRFEREGDIRIEHPNVVRVIDAGRADDGTPWIAFELLEGEPLNDRLRKAPLPAAEVIDLGLQICAGLSAAHARGVVHRDLKPGNVFVRNDGRVTVLDFGIARGGELARDQQLTMAGSVVGTPGFLAPEQARGETDVDTRADLWALGVILYEALSGISPFRRETAVATILAVVLEEAAPLASKAPPLPPGLAEVVHRCLEKRLDQRWSSADAIARALREIDVHARPTILAEIETASPQDEQRVMALVLAEGIVDQAALERAIAHWGGELIPMLGGRAIGVFGRTTWEGDETVRAVSAALEARDAVRWIAVASGRATGAGTTISGDAVRAVERACAAQLPGVALDLTASRTVGSLFEMRRAEGALLEVPRGARRRETFVPGAQAREVPLLGREAELAQLEGALASALEEPRATVAWIVGPPGIGKTRLRQELERRLRARVPRPVVLVGRAESHRRDAAYHVIGHALRSAPGLADALSRAEVGVALRREAIERFCAVWLDAEPHVVGEHAEVVCELLGVPWEAPSEGRRSDPQVRADRLRIALGDLLLAIAEREPLAIVLDDLQWSDDASLALLADLCARAADRPLLVAMAARSERVERERDRFAGADVVRVEPRGLRAAHVGHVARAIAGREVDERVVRAIADRTGGNPFFVEQIVGELVEKEMLDSPPASLPIPLHVEGAVQSRLDHLPPAEKHLCKVASVLSGFGGGARAFGASALEALGVTDAAPLLVSLVRRGLLATRASDREPSGITRDEAISGVRRAIAESGSRTEREHQFKSALVADVAYRMNSERARRDLHRRAAAYLASDPGVEREEIARHHELGGAPEEAALAYVQAVRVAQRRGDSQSVLRLSERALALGGEGALAFELHLARAEALSFLGRRDEQGKELEAALDRARTPAERARALTERTGLLATLGRNDEGAFVGEDAVRTARDVGDPDLLATALVRLGWVLLYAGRIHEAMSAIGEAARMIDQVGPETAALIAAWKAQLATARGDLGQRKIAYEQAIARYKQIGDLRRAASAETNLADTLNRIGSYEAAETALRAALETCRRVGNRVVEGFALANLGYALGKLERTDEALAALDDAERIGAQAQQSRLVLAVRLYRARTLLGHRDPDEVVALAEQVADQARRAGTLPWSVTALALASQARLLSGDVKDALALSTRAMSLRDEIGAMEEDESEVFLAHARALIANGRDTDAREILTIGITRLEFLAGRIADADWRARFLTDVPANRALIELVSSG, encoded by the coding sequence GTGTCCGACGCTCCCAAGACCCGCATCCAGCGCGGACGGCGCGTCGACACGATCGGTCCGTACCGGCTCGTGTCGGTGCTGGGCTCGGGTGGGTTCGGCACCGTCTACGCGGGTGAGGCGCCCGACGGGACGAAGGTCGCGCTCAAGGTGCTCTCCGAGCACATGCGGACCGACGAGCTCCTCCAGCGCTTCGAGCGCGAGGGCGACATCCGCATCGAGCACCCGAACGTGGTGCGGGTGATCGACGCCGGGCGCGCCGACGACGGGACCCCGTGGATCGCGTTCGAGCTGCTCGAGGGCGAGCCGCTCAACGACCGGCTACGCAAAGCGCCGCTGCCCGCCGCCGAGGTGATCGACCTCGGGCTGCAGATCTGCGCGGGCCTGTCCGCCGCCCACGCGCGCGGCGTGGTCCATCGCGATCTCAAGCCGGGCAATGTGTTCGTGCGCAACGACGGGCGCGTCACCGTGCTCGACTTCGGGATCGCGCGCGGCGGTGAGCTCGCGCGCGATCAGCAGCTCACGATGGCGGGCTCGGTCGTGGGCACGCCGGGCTTCCTCGCGCCCGAGCAGGCGCGCGGCGAGACCGACGTCGACACCCGCGCCGACCTCTGGGCGCTCGGCGTGATCCTCTACGAAGCGCTCTCCGGCATCTCGCCGTTCCGCCGCGAGACCGCGGTCGCGACGATCCTCGCCGTCGTGCTCGAGGAGGCCGCGCCGCTCGCGAGCAAAGCGCCGCCGCTGCCGCCGGGGCTCGCCGAGGTGGTGCATCGCTGCCTCGAGAAGCGCCTCGATCAGCGCTGGTCGAGCGCCGACGCCATCGCGCGCGCGCTGCGCGAGATCGACGTGCACGCGCGGCCCACGATCCTCGCGGAGATCGAGACCGCGTCGCCGCAGGACGAGCAGCGCGTCATGGCGCTGGTGCTCGCGGAGGGCATCGTCGATCAGGCCGCGCTCGAGCGCGCGATCGCGCACTGGGGCGGCGAGCTCATCCCGATGCTCGGCGGCCGTGCGATCGGCGTGTTCGGCCGCACGACGTGGGAGGGTGACGAGACGGTGCGCGCGGTGAGCGCGGCCCTCGAGGCGCGCGACGCGGTGCGGTGGATCGCGGTGGCGTCGGGGCGCGCGACCGGCGCGGGCACGACGATCTCGGGCGACGCGGTGCGCGCGGTCGAGCGCGCGTGCGCCGCGCAGCTGCCCGGTGTCGCGCTCGATCTCACCGCGTCGCGCACCGTGGGCTCGCTGTTCGAGATGCGCCGCGCCGAGGGCGCGCTGCTCGAGGTCCCGCGCGGCGCGCGACGTCGCGAGACGTTCGTGCCCGGGGCGCAGGCGCGCGAGGTCCCGCTGCTCGGTCGCGAGGCCGAGCTCGCGCAGCTCGAAGGCGCGCTCGCGAGCGCGCTCGAGGAGCCGCGCGCCACGGTCGCGTGGATCGTGGGGCCGCCCGGGATCGGCAAGACGCGGCTGCGCCAGGAGCTCGAGCGTCGCCTTCGGGCGCGGGTGCCGCGCCCGGTCGTGCTGGTCGGGCGCGCGGAGTCGCATCGGCGCGACGCCGCGTACCACGTGATCGGTCACGCGCTGCGCAGCGCGCCCGGGCTCGCGGACGCGCTCTCGCGCGCCGAGGTCGGCGTCGCGCTCCGGCGCGAGGCGATCGAGCGCTTCTGCGCGGTGTGGCTCGACGCCGAGCCCCACGTCGTCGGCGAGCACGCCGAGGTCGTGTGCGAGCTGCTGGGCGTGCCGTGGGAAGCGCCGTCCGAGGGACGCCGCTCCGATCCTCAGGTGCGCGCCGATCGCCTGCGCATCGCCCTCGGGGATCTGCTCCTCGCGATCGCGGAGCGCGAGCCGCTCGCGATCGTGCTCGACGACCTGCAGTGGTCCGACGACGCGTCGCTCGCGCTGCTCGCGGATCTCTGCGCGCGCGCCGCCGATCGCCCGCTGCTCGTCGCGATGGCCGCGCGCTCCGAGCGCGTCGAGCGCGAGCGCGATCGTTTCGCCGGCGCCGACGTCGTGCGCGTCGAGCCGCGCGGGCTGCGCGCCGCCCACGTCGGGCACGTCGCGCGCGCGATCGCGGGGCGCGAGGTCGACGAGCGCGTGGTGCGCGCGATCGCCGATCGCACCGGCGGCAATCCGTTCTTCGTCGAGCAGATCGTCGGCGAGCTCGTCGAGAAGGAGATGCTCGACTCGCCGCCTGCGAGCCTGCCCATCCCGCTGCACGTCGAGGGCGCCGTCCAGTCGCGCCTCGATCACCTGCCGCCCGCCGAGAAGCACCTCTGCAAGGTCGCGTCGGTGCTCTCTGGCTTCGGAGGCGGGGCGCGCGCGTTCGGGGCCAGCGCGCTCGAGGCGCTCGGGGTGACCGACGCCGCGCCGCTCCTCGTCTCGCTGGTGCGCCGCGGCCTGCTCGCGACCCGCGCCAGCGATCGCGAGCCGAGCGGCATCACGCGCGACGAGGCGATCAGCGGCGTGCGCCGCGCGATCGCGGAGAGCGGCTCGCGCACCGAGCGCGAGCACCAGTTCAAGAGCGCGCTCGTCGCCGACGTCGCGTACCGCATGAACAGCGAGCGCGCGCGGCGCGATCTGCACCGCCGCGCGGCCGCGTACCTCGCGTCGGATCCCGGCGTCGAGCGCGAGGAGATCGCGCGCCACCACGAGCTCGGCGGCGCGCCCGAGGAAGCGGCGCTCGCGTACGTGCAGGCGGTGCGCGTCGCCCAGCGTCGCGGCGACAGCCAGAGCGTGCTGCGGCTCTCGGAGCGCGCGCTCGCGCTCGGCGGTGAAGGCGCGCTCGCCTTCGAGCTGCACCTGGCGCGCGCCGAGGCGCTCTCGTTCCTCGGCCGCCGCGACGAGCAGGGCAAGGAGCTCGAGGCCGCGCTCGATCGCGCGCGCACCCCCGCCGAGCGCGCCCGCGCGCTCACCGAGCGCACCGGCCTGCTCGCGACGCTCGGCCGCAACGACGAGGGCGCGTTCGTCGGCGAGGACGCGGTGCGCACCGCGCGCGACGTGGGCGATCCCGACCTGCTCGCGACCGCGCTGGTGCGCCTCGGATGGGTCCTGCTCTACGCGGGGCGCATCCACGAGGCGATGAGCGCGATCGGCGAGGCCGCGCGCATGATCGATCAGGTCGGCCCCGAGACCGCGGCGCTGATCGCGGCGTGGAAGGCGCAGCTCGCGACGGCGCGCGGCGACCTCGGCCAGCGCAAGATCGCGTACGAGCAGGCGATCGCCCGCTACAAGCAGATCGGCGATCTGCGGCGCGCCGCGAGCGCGGAGACGAACCTCGCCGACACGCTCAACCGCATCGGGTCCTACGAGGCCGCGGAGACCGCGCTGCGCGCCGCGCTCGAGACCTGTCGTCGCGTCGGCAACCGCGTCGTCGAAGGCTTCGCGCTCGCGAACCTCGGGTACGCGCTCGGCAAGCTCGAGCGCACCGACGAGGCGCTCGCCGCGCTCGACGACGCCGAGCGCATCGGCGCGCAGGCGCAGCAGAGCCGCCTCGTGCTCGCAGTGCGGCTCTATCGCGCCCGCACCCTGCTCGGGCATCGCGATCCCGACGAGGTCGTCGCGCTCGCGGAGCAGGTCGCCGATCAAGCGCGCCGCGCCGGCACGCTCCCGTGGTCGGTCACCGCGCTCGCGCTCGCGTCGCAGGCGCGCCTGCTCTCGGGCGACGTGAAGGACGCGCTCGCGCTCTCGACCCGCGCGATGAGCCTGCGCGACGAGATCGGCGCGATGGAGGAGGACGAGTCCGAGGTGTTCCTCGCGCACGCGCGCGCGCTGATCGCCAACGGACGCGACACCGACGCGCGCGAGATCCTCACGATCGGGATCACGCGCCTCGAGTTCCTCGCGGGGAGGATCGCGGACGCGGACTGGAGGGCGCGCTTCCTGACGGACGTGCCCGCGAACCGAGCGCTCATCGAATTGGTGAGCAGCGGCTGA
- a CDS encoding type II secretion system F family protein gives MARIYAYVAMALIAAGLVIGVWTLGRNRPEDSPRLGMRGKKRQRALEEGGLFASTEPAIRMVAGWIAYFPLTDQRRKVDELLKHAGDWLGLTANEFFALCALGSVGMGLMGLLLANLGGFPGILFVPFAALGALMPYLQVTGERDRRFKECNRALPGSIDLASLCMGAGLDFPGAIRQIVDKSGNREDALHEQWETVLQELELGRTRRQALENFADRVPTEAVRDFVSAVVQSEEKGNPLAEVLRIQATMMRMRRSVMAEEAAARAAILMMGPLMLIFGCIILCLMGPFIIQGMQTDAF, from the coding sequence ATGGCGCGCATCTACGCATACGTCGCGATGGCGCTGATCGCCGCAGGGCTGGTGATCGGCGTGTGGACGCTCGGTCGCAATCGACCCGAGGACAGCCCGCGCCTCGGGATGCGCGGAAAGAAGCGCCAGCGCGCGCTCGAGGAGGGCGGGCTCTTCGCGAGCACCGAGCCCGCGATCCGCATGGTCGCGGGATGGATCGCGTACTTCCCGCTGACCGATCAGCGCCGCAAGGTCGACGAGCTGCTCAAGCACGCGGGTGACTGGCTCGGCTTGACCGCGAACGAGTTCTTCGCGCTCTGCGCGCTCGGCTCGGTCGGCATGGGCCTGATGGGCCTCTTGCTCGCGAACCTCGGTGGGTTCCCGGGCATCCTCTTCGTGCCGTTCGCGGCGCTCGGCGCGCTGATGCCGTACCTGCAGGTCACGGGCGAGCGCGATCGTCGCTTCAAGGAGTGCAACCGCGCGCTGCCGGGCTCGATCGATCTCGCCTCGCTCTGCATGGGCGCGGGCCTCGATTTCCCCGGCGCGATCCGCCAGATCGTCGACAAGAGTGGCAACCGCGAGGACGCGCTCCACGAGCAGTGGGAGACCGTGCTGCAGGAGCTCGAGCTCGGCCGCACGCGCCGTCAGGCGCTCGAGAACTTCGCGGATCGTGTGCCCACGGAAGCGGTGCGCGACTTCGTGAGCGCGGTCGTGCAGAGCGAGGAGAAGGGCAACCCGCTCGCCGAGGTGCTGCGCATCCAGGCGACGATGATGCGCATGCGCCGCAGCGTCATGGCCGAAGAAGCTGCCGCGCGCGCCGCCATCCTCATGATGGGCCCGCTCATGCTGATCTTCGGCTGCATCATCCTCTGTCTGATGGGCCCGTTCATCATCCAGGGCATGCAGACGGACGCGTTCTGA
- a CDS encoding FHA domain-containing protein has translation MEAYVEVIREDGSLERHRIEGDQITVGKSPTAGVPIPDGRDLEPEHLLIAPRGEGCWVAIAQGSRVQAKVRGEAFQHGMVAWGTEIEIGGLKIKVTDSLPKEKKDGEQKTSPVVLIGGVGIVGILAWTMLSDPGGHGIETQAPTEQLQIFDAAVQCPQTGAQALYMADDDAEGALAKSERYPFDASDGVESVQLYRRSQACYALVGQAEAAARMQHEGDWMQHRIEEDYTTHRLRLERAMEQQRWPDALLETRALLSLTRHREHAYVQWLIRNERRLQLLVDQARS, from the coding sequence ATGGAAGCGTACGTCGAAGTCATCCGGGAAGACGGCAGCCTCGAGCGCCATCGCATCGAGGGCGACCAGATCACGGTCGGCAAGTCGCCGACCGCCGGCGTGCCGATCCCCGACGGTCGTGATCTCGAGCCCGAGCACCTGCTGATCGCGCCACGCGGCGAGGGATGCTGGGTCGCGATCGCGCAGGGCTCGCGCGTGCAGGCGAAGGTCCGCGGCGAGGCCTTCCAGCACGGCATGGTCGCGTGGGGCACCGAGATCGAGATCGGCGGCCTGAAGATCAAGGTCACCGACTCGCTGCCGAAGGAGAAGAAGGACGGCGAGCAGAAGACCTCGCCCGTCGTGCTGATCGGCGGCGTGGGGATCGTCGGCATTCTCGCGTGGACGATGCTCAGCGATCCCGGCGGGCACGGCATCGAGACCCAGGCGCCGACCGAGCAGCTCCAGATCTTCGACGCCGCGGTGCAGTGCCCGCAGACCGGCGCGCAGGCGCTCTACATGGCCGACGACGACGCGGAGGGCGCGCTCGCGAAGAGCGAGCGTTATCCGTTCGACGCGAGCGACGGAGTCGAGTCGGTGCAGCTCTATCGCCGCTCGCAGGCGTGCTACGCGCTGGTCGGTCAGGCCGAAGCGGCAGCGCGCATGCAGCACGAGGGCGACTGGATGCAGCACCGCATCGAAGAGGACTACACGACGCATCGCCTGCGCCTCGAGCGCGCGATGGAGCAGCAGCGCTGGCCCGACGCGCTGCTCGAGACGCGCGCGCTGCTCTCGCTGACGCGCCACCGCGAGCACGCGTACGTGCAGTGGCTGATCCGCAACGAGCGGCGCCTGCAGCTGCTCGTCGACCAGGCACGCTCGTGA
- a CDS encoding TerB family tellurite resistance protein produces MGISDAQQAMASWLGALARGGVLEGEHEKAGQAVAAYVVGESELDRLRGWFAEQPIQIANRERRAAIEVCIWMVHADREVDPEEVHLLRRIIGASLLDDDIQDELVRESHEPPSLRGLETRLTHPVLRELLLALCWELACADGRVAKSERDFYSGLAKRLAVSAVRASEIQRAIGERIG; encoded by the coding sequence ATGGGGATCAGCGATGCGCAGCAGGCGATGGCGAGCTGGCTGGGCGCGCTCGCGCGCGGCGGCGTGCTCGAGGGCGAGCACGAGAAGGCGGGGCAGGCGGTCGCCGCGTACGTCGTCGGCGAGAGCGAGCTCGATCGACTGCGCGGCTGGTTCGCCGAGCAGCCGATCCAGATCGCGAACCGCGAGCGCCGCGCCGCGATCGAGGTCTGCATCTGGATGGTGCACGCCGATCGCGAGGTCGACCCCGAGGAGGTGCACCTCCTGCGGCGCATCATCGGCGCGAGCCTGCTCGACGACGACATCCAGGACGAGCTCGTCCGCGAGAGCCACGAGCCGCCCTCGCTGCGCGGCCTCGAGACGCGCCTGACGCACCCCGTGCTGCGCGAGCTGCTCCTCGCGCTGTGCTGGGAGCTCGCGTGCGCCGACGGACGCGTCGCGAAGAGCGAGCGCGACTTCTACTCGGGGCTCGCCAAGCGCCTCGCCGTGAGCGCGGTGCGCGCGTCCGAGATCCAGCGCGCGATCGGCGAGCGCATCGGATGA
- a CDS encoding CpaF family protein, which yields MSGNNTIPKDVFEQTILNFFAPIRPFLDDPSVSEVMINGPDQIYIERKGKLTLTGAKFSSRDALTAALRNLAQFVGRHVDEHRPILEARLPDGSRVEAVLPPAAPDGPHVAIRRFFRETLTVERLVGFGSFTPEAAEFLKAVVTVKENTIVAGGTGSGKTSLLNALTGFIPNDDRIVVIEDSQEVQPQQPHIVQLEARPPDARGRGQVSIRDLFKATLRMRPDRIVVGEIRSGEALDLVQAMTSGHGGCMATVHATYPLDTLNRLETMCLMSDIALPLHALRAQIASGVDIIVQTSRLRDGSRCVTHISEVQGYDPEKGYDVKDVFVRRYHGDDAQGKVVSTFELTGFMPKCVEHIHGYGLRLPNVMYEMAQRTGGQAAYAGHDGGGHGGGGHGH from the coding sequence GTGAGCGGCAACAACACGATCCCGAAGGACGTCTTCGAGCAGACGATCCTCAACTTCTTCGCGCCGATCCGGCCCTTCCTCGACGACCCGTCGGTCAGCGAGGTGATGATCAACGGGCCCGACCAGATCTACATCGAGCGCAAGGGCAAGCTCACGCTCACCGGCGCGAAGTTCAGCTCGCGCGACGCGCTGACCGCGGCGCTCCGCAACCTCGCGCAGTTCGTCGGTCGCCACGTCGACGAGCACCGCCCGATCCTCGAGGCGCGCCTGCCCGACGGCTCGCGCGTCGAGGCGGTGCTGCCGCCCGCCGCGCCGGATGGGCCGCACGTCGCGATCCGTCGCTTCTTCCGCGAGACGCTGACCGTCGAGCGCCTGGTCGGGTTCGGCTCGTTCACGCCGGAGGCCGCCGAGTTCCTCAAGGCGGTCGTCACGGTGAAGGAGAACACGATCGTCGCCGGCGGCACGGGCTCGGGGAAGACGTCGCTGCTCAACGCGCTCACGGGGTTCATCCCCAACGACGACCGCATCGTCGTCATCGAGGACTCGCAGGAGGTGCAGCCGCAGCAGCCGCACATCGTGCAGCTCGAGGCGCGCCCGCCCGACGCGCGCGGCCGCGGTCAGGTGAGCATCCGCGACCTCTTCAAGGCCACGCTGCGCATGCGCCCCGACCGCATCGTCGTCGGCGAGATCCGGAGCGGCGAGGCGCTCGATCTCGTGCAGGCGATGACCTCCGGTCACGGCGGCTGCATGGCGACGGTCCACGCGACGTACCCGCTCGACACGCTGAACCGCCTCGAGACGATGTGCCTGATGAGCGACATCGCGCTGCCGCTGCACGCGCTCCGTGCGCAGATCGCGAGCGGCGTCGACATCATCGTGCAGACCTCGCGCCTCCGCGACGGCTCGCGCTGCGTCACGCACATCAGCGAGGTCCAAGGTTACGACCCGGAGAAGGGTTACGACGTGAAGGACGTATTCGTGCGTCGCTATCACGGCGACGACGCGCAGGGAAAAGTGGTGTCGACGTTCGAGCTCACCGGGTTCATGCCGAAGTGCGTCGAGCACATCCACGGCTACGGCCTGCGCCTGCCCAACGTCATGTACGAGATGGCGCAGCGCACGGGCGGCCAAGCGGCGTATGCTGGGCACGACGGCGGCGGCCACGGCGGCGGCGGTCACGGTCACTGA
- a CDS encoding FHA domain-containing protein: MQAPGAAWARIQLVRGQSGGQYWSIDATTPQARLTVGSAPDAGWPLQAPAVHPYHFEIFWDGNTLWVSDTRRVGGVMLNGMPVADWVQVKGRAEVVFGGGAMHIETSAAQAVAMASNPGEAKRVTLAPGEGMMGALVARSDYPPAAGGWDDSSLPGEATRIQPPPSEGGGGWGELDPERTRIASEGALMPGLGAPAQAKPASQAPPPMRPRLGGSGGGTPPMARTITAEEMSQHLAVAAKMAATPADPNAGGPSVVVQAGYPGVTSGSPQAPGYGQQPGGFGAPQPPQQAGYGPGAPSPFGGQPAQGPQSGFMAPPSFDAAQGAQSQGQKDAKAKGKQSLPMRTWALLGITVLAAVALMMMGPSAEPAPQPQPPHPQAQTVPAPLPPQQAQPTPTQPTQPTAPTQPTQPAQVQPTAPTQPTAPTQPTAPTQPTAPTQPTAPTQPTAPTQPTAQAVDPTSPATPEPTTPGATPEVPTGPTPDRVAADLVITGHYAEALPHYQQLSQAHPERPEYAQMVRILQRRLAQRCQGGVGPDGRPCTSP; this comes from the coding sequence ATGCAGGCCCCCGGGGCGGCGTGGGCGCGCATCCAGCTCGTCCGCGGGCAGTCGGGCGGGCAGTACTGGTCGATCGACGCGACCACGCCGCAGGCGCGCCTCACGGTCGGCAGCGCGCCGGACGCGGGCTGGCCGCTGCAGGCCCCCGCGGTGCACCCGTACCACTTCGAGATCTTCTGGGACGGCAACACGCTGTGGGTCTCGGACACGCGCCGGGTCGGCGGCGTGATGCTGAACGGCATGCCGGTCGCGGACTGGGTGCAGGTGAAGGGCCGCGCCGAGGTGGTGTTCGGCGGCGGCGCGATGCACATCGAGACGTCGGCCGCGCAGGCGGTCGCGATGGCGAGCAACCCCGGCGAGGCGAAGCGGGTGACGCTCGCGCCGGGCGAAGGAATGATGGGTGCGCTGGTGGCGCGCTCGGACTACCCGCCGGCCGCCGGCGGATGGGACGACAGCTCGCTTCCCGGCGAAGCGACGCGCATCCAGCCGCCGCCGAGCGAAGGCGGAGGCGGGTGGGGCGAGCTCGACCCCGAGCGCACTCGCATCGCGAGCGAGGGCGCGCTGATGCCGGGGCTCGGCGCGCCGGCGCAGGCGAAGCCGGCTTCGCAGGCACCGCCGCCGATGCGTCCGCGGCTCGGTGGGAGCGGCGGCGGGACGCCGCCGATGGCGCGGACGATCACCGCCGAGGAGATGTCGCAGCACCTCGCGGTCGCGGCGAAGATGGCCGCGACGCCGGCGGATCCGAACGCGGGCGGGCCCTCGGTGGTGGTCCAGGCGGGCTATCCGGGCGTGACGTCGGGCAGCCCGCAGGCGCCCGGGTACGGGCAGCAGCCGGGTGGCTTCGGCGCGCCGCAGCCGCCGCAGCAGGCCGGGTACGGCCCGGGGGCGCCTTCGCCGTTCGGCGGGCAGCCGGCGCAGGGGCCGCAGAGCGGGTTCATGGCGCCGCCGTCGTTCGACGCGGCGCAGGGCGCGCAGTCGCAAGGGCAGAAGGACGCGAAGGCCAAGGGGAAGCAGTCGCTCCCGATGCGCACGTGGGCCCTCCTGGGCATCACGGTGCTCGCTGCGGTCGCGCTGATGATGATGGGGCCGAGCGCGGAGCCCGCGCCCCAGCCCCAGCCGCCGCACCCGCAGGCCCAGACGGTGCCGGCGCCGCTGCCGCCCCAGCAGGCGCAGCCGACGCCGACGCAGCCGACCCAGCCGACCGCGCCGACGCAGCCGACCCAGCCGGCTCAGGTGCAGCCGACCGCGCCGACGCAGCCGACCGCGCCGACCCAGCCGACGGCGCCGACCCAGCCGACGGCGCCGACCCAGCCGACTGCGCCGACCCAGCCGACTGCGCCGACCCAGCCCACCGCGCAGGCCGTCGATCCGACCTCGCCCGCGACGCCCGAGCCGACGACCCCGGGCGCGACGCCCGAGGTGCCCACGGGCCCGACGCCCGACCGCGTCGCGGCGGATCTCGTGATCACCGGGCACTACGCCGAGGCGCTGCCGCACTACCAGCAGCTCTCGCAGGCGCACCCCGAGCGGCCCGAGTACGCGCAGATGGTGCGCATCCTCCAGCGGCGCCTCGCGCAGCGCTGCCAAGGTGGGGTCGGTCCCGACGGTCGACCCTGCACGTCTCCCTGA
- a CDS encoding tetratricopeptide repeat protein, with amino-acid sequence MRVLLFVIALATVGCGGAQTQADETPVTDPLSTVQPSELYERGVYLAQHEDYIRAEQYLVAAMQRGHDENVVMPTLLAACVRSSRLSAALGYAEPYLERHPEAWSLRLLVATIHMGLGEPADAHAQLMRVVDDQPTEPVAHYMLGVLSRDDLADPAAAIASFQRYLELAPEGEHAAEARASIARATSAQPQPEGASTLPVRMPSHEPTAGATQ; translated from the coding sequence ATGCGCGTCCTGCTGTTCGTGATCGCGCTCGCGACCGTCGGATGCGGCGGCGCGCAGACCCAGGCCGACGAGACGCCGGTCACCGATCCGCTCTCGACGGTGCAGCCCTCCGAGCTCTACGAGCGCGGCGTGTACCTCGCCCAGCACGAGGACTACATCCGCGCGGAGCAGTACCTCGTCGCGGCGATGCAGCGCGGGCACGACGAGAACGTCGTGATGCCGACGTTGCTCGCGGCGTGCGTGCGCAGCTCGCGCCTGTCGGCGGCGCTCGGATACGCCGAGCCGTACCTCGAGCGGCACCCCGAGGCGTGGTCGTTGCGACTGCTCGTCGCGACGATCCACATGGGCCTCGGCGAGCCCGCGGACGCGCACGCGCAGCTGATGCGCGTGGTCGACGACCAGCCGACCGAGCCGGTCGCGCACTACATGCTCGGCGTGCTCTCGCGTGACGATCTCGCGGATCCCGCGGCCGCGATCGCGTCGTTCCAGCGCTACCTCGAGCTCGCGCCCGAGGGCGAGCACGCCGCCGAAGCGCGCGCGTCGATCGCGCGTGCGACCTCCGCGCAGCCGCAGCCCGAGGGCGCGTCGACGCTCCCGGTGCGCATGCCCTCTCACGAACCTACCGCGGGAGCCACGCAGTGA